A genomic stretch from Megalobrama amblycephala isolate DHTTF-2021 linkage group LG22, ASM1881202v1, whole genome shotgun sequence includes:
- the boc gene encoding brother of CDO isoform X1 yields the protein MSGILDWIPWERKRKFRALCALGALLCCLQDSAAIRDDVPVFTEEPFSVVQKLGGSVTLRCSALPNHVNISWRLNGRELPAGGDEELGVLVRPGSLYIPSLTNLTVGRYQCVATTSVGSCASVPANVTAAKLRDFEPDDQQEIEVDEGNTAVIECHLPESQPKAQVRYSVKQEWLETSKGNYLIMPSGNLQIANATQDDEGPYICAAYNPVTQEVKTSTSTDRLRIRRSTSEAARIIYPPASRSIMVNKGQRLVLECVASGIPTPQVTWAKDGLDLRNHNNTRFLLSNLLIDAASESDSGTYVCNADNGIGSASSATVLYDVQVFEPPQVRVELQQQDVAWGDTVRFSCQVRGKPTPTVVWLHNAQPLSPSPRHRVTSQVLRVLHVGPQDDGMYQCMAENGVGSSQAATRLLTVPTVPSRSGKLPLIRPMSPDKVLREQPPVKPVATSAVLPFDCSEVRVSPAEAPIISSQPRTGKADYYELTWKPRHDGGAPVLEYVVKYRKAGESPGEWTTNTISGSQNKLTLTKLLPASLYEVEMAAKNCAGLGQPAMMTFRTGKWRRGGHTGPPKTPETPPRLTPPEAPDRPTVSMATETSAYVTWIPRGNRGFPIQSFRVEYRKLKKGSGEWEVAVNNIPPSRLSVEITGLEKGTSYKFRVLAVNVLGESPPSAASKAYTVVGSGAPNRRPIDGPYITYNEAINETTIILKWTYTPVNNTPIYGFYIFYRPTDSDNDSDYKKDIVEGDRYWHSITDLQPETAYDIKMQCFNEGGESEFGNVVILETKARPHQRTTPPETSSSRPDHPGNPVPRPGDLPYLIVGVVLGAFVFIIVAFIPICLWRVWAKQKQTLDMRFPALAATVSPCQYTMVPLQGLALGRPCPVDPHLTPAHTVYAPKGEYIPNGKHTTQHLPGHREDADYEFECDALLPQKLPNPQPHIRNYCNGVSGCPEEGCCGPDDSPLQVLRLSRPTHPSQSPDSMQADHSLTEAVHLDGEVTADLPLLTTVDTGINRLLQDAEQQEVGTTQNMKQLEGQGTRDDPKDG from the exons ATGTCTGGGATATTGGACTGGATACCCTGGGAAAGAAAGCGGAAGTTTCGAGCGCTTTGTGCCCTGGGTGCTCTGCTGTGCTGCCTGCAGGATAGTGCTGCTATTAGAG ATGATGTCCCAGTCTTCACCGAGGAGCCTTTTTCTGTGGTACAGAAACTGGGGGGCAGCGTGACCCTGCGCTGCAGCGCCCTGCCTAACCATGTCAACATCAGTTGGCGTCTAAACGGCCGAGAGCTGCCAGCTGGGGGCGATGAGGAGCTGGGAGTGCTGGTGCGGCCCGGTTCTCTCTACATCCCCTCCCTTACCAACCTCACCGTAGGCAGATACCAGTGTGTGGCCACCACCAGCGTCGGGTCCTGTGCTAGCGTGCCAGCCAACGTTACTGCAGCTA AACTGCGTGATTTTGAGCCAGATGACCAGCAGGAGATTGAGGTGGATGAAGGGAACACCGCGGTGATCGAGTGCCATCTGCCTGAGAGTCAACCTAAAGCTCAGGTCCGCTACAGTGTCAAACAGGAGTGGCTGGAGACATCTAaag GGAATTACCTGATCATGCCATCAGGAAACCTTCAGATAGCAAACGCTACACAAGACGATGAGGGCCCCTATATATGTGCTGCTTACAACCCTGTCACCCAGGAAGTAAAAACCTCCACTTCTACCGATCGTCTTAGAATACGAC GTTCAACATCTGAGGCCGCGCGTATTATCTATCCACCTGCATCTCGGTCCATTATGGTGAACAAAGGCCAGCGGCTTGTGCTCGAGTGTGTGGCCAGCGGCATTCCCACTCCCCAGGTCACATGGGCTAAGGACGGTCTGGACTTGCGAAATCATAACAACACACGCTTCTTACTTAGTAACTTGTTGATTGATGCGGCAAGCGAGAGCGACTCGGGCACTTACGTGTGTAACGCTGATAACGGCATTGGCTCTGCGAGTTCTGCTACGGTGCTGTACGACGTGCAGGTGTTTG AGCCTCCCCAGGTGCGTGTCGAGCTGCAGCAGCAAGACGTTGCATGGGGCGACACGGTGCGTTTCAGCTGTCAGGTGAGGGGCAAGCCCACTCCCACTGTTGTGTGGCTCCACAACGCTCAGCCCCTGAGCCCGTCGCCTCGCCATCGGGTGACCTCACAGGTGCTGCGTGTGCTCCACGTCGGGCCGCAGGACGATGGCATGTACCAGTGCATGGCGGAGAATGGTGTGGGCAGCTCACAAGCAGCCACAAGACTTCTCACTGTCCCAACAG TGCCCTCACGATCAGGCAAGCTGCCCTTGATTCGACCGATGAGCCCAGATAAAGTTCTGCGGGAACAGCCACCTGTGAAGCCTGTGGCCACCAGTGCAGTTCTGCCTTTCGACTGCTCTGAGGTCAGAGTCTCCCCCGCCGAAGCTCCAATCATCTCTAGTCAGCCACGCACAGGAAAGGCCGACTACTACGAACTTACCTGGAAACCCCGTCATGATGGAGGAGCACCTGTGCTGGAGTATGTCGTCAAGTACAGAAAG GCTGGAGAATCTCCCGGAGAGTGGACCACTAACACCATTTCAGGCTCCCAGAACAAGCTGACTCTTACCAAACTGCTGCCTGCCAGCCTCTATGAAGTGGAGATGGCCGCTAAGAACTGCGCTGGACTCGGGCAGCCCGCGATGATGACTTTTAGAACAGGCAAAT GGCGAAGAGGAGGACACACAGGGCCTCCAAAAACGCCAGAGACGCCACCTCGTCTCACAC cgccAGAAGCTCCAGACAGACCCACTGTTTCCATGGCCACTGAGACCTCAGCCTATGTGACGTGGATCCCTCGTGGGAACCGTGGATTCCCCATCCAGTCATTCCGTGTGGAGTACAGGAAATTGAAGAAAGGCAGTGGAGAGTGGGAGGTGGCTGTAAACAATATCCCTCCCTCTCGCCTCTCAGTTGAGATAACAGGCCTGGAAAAAG GAACATCATACAAGTTCAGAGTTTTAGCCGTTAATGTTTTGGGAGAGAGTCCACCAAGCGCTGCCTCTAAAGCCTACACAGTGGTGGGCAGTGGTGCACCAAACCGACGTCCCATCGACGGGCCCTACATCACCTACAATGAAGCCATCAATGAGACCACGATCATCCTGAAATGGACT TACACGCCAGTCAATAACACCCCCATTTATGGCTTCTACATCTTCTATCGACCCACCGATAGCGACAATGACAGTGACTATAAAAAGGACATAGTGGAAG GTGACCGTTATTGGCACTCCATCACAGACCTACAGCCTGAAACGGCGTACGACATTAAGATGCAGTGTTTTAACGAAGGGGGCGAGAGCGAGTTCGGAAATGTCGTCATTTTAGAAACTAAAG CTCGCCCTCACCAGAGGACCACACCTCCAGAGACATCATCGTCCAGACCCGACCATCCAGGAAACCCTGTTCCCCGGCCTGGTGATCTGCCTTACCTCATTGTGGGTGTGGTACTCGGAGCATTCGTTTTCATCATCGTAGCCTTCATCCCAATCTGTCTGTGGAGAGTTTGGGCCAAACAGA aACAAACTTTAGACATGCGCTTTCCAGCGTTGGCAGCTACAGTTTCTCCATGTCAGTACACCATGGTACCCCTGCAGGGATTGGCTCTGGGTCGGCCTTGTCCTGTAGACCCTCACCTGACACCTGCCCACACTGTCTACGCTCCTAAAGGAGAATATATTCCCAATGGGAAACACACTACACAGCACCTTCCTGGACACCGG GAGGATGCTGACTATGAGTTTGAGTGTGATGCGTTGTTACCTCAGAAACTTCCCAATCCGCAACCACATATCCGCAATTACTGTAACGG ggTGTCTGGCTGTCCTGAAGAGGGATGCTGTGGGCCTGATGATTCCCCCTTGCAGGTTCTCAGATTATCGAGACCTACTCATCCATCTCAAAGTCCTGACTCCATGCAGGCTGATCACTCCCTCACTGAAGCAGTTCATTTAGATGGGGAGGTCACTGCCG ACTTGCCCCTGTTAACAACAGTTGATACAGGCATAAACCGGTTGCTCCAAGATGCAGAGCAACAGGAAGTGGGAACAACACAGAACATGAAGCAGCTTGAGGGACAAGGGACAAGGGATGATCCAAAAGATGGATGA
- the boc gene encoding brother of CDO isoform X2 has translation MSGILDWIPWERKRKFRALCALGALLCCLQDSAAIRDDVPVFTEEPFSVVQKLGGSVTLRCSALPNHVNISWRLNGRELPAGGDEELGVLVRPGSLYIPSLTNLTVGRYQCVATTSVGSCASVPANVTAAKLRDFEPDDQQEIEVDEGNTAVIECHLPESQPKAQVRYSVKQEWLETSKGNYLIMPSGNLQIANATQDDEGPYICAAYNPVTQEVKTSTSTDRLRIRRSTSEAARIIYPPASRSIMVNKGQRLVLECVASGIPTPQVTWAKDGLDLRNHNNTRFLLSNLLIDAASESDSGTYVCNADNGIGSASSATVLYDVQVFEPPQVRVELQQQDVAWGDTVRFSCQVRGKPTPTVVWLHNAQPLSPSPRHRVTSQVLRVLHVGPQDDGMYQCMAENGVGSSQAATRLLTVPTVPSRSGKLPLIRPMSPDKVLREQPPVKPVATSAVLPFDCSEVRVSPAEAPIISSQPRTGKADYYELTWKPRHDGGAPVLEYVVKYRKAGESPGEWTTNTISGSQNKLTLTKLLPASLYEVEMAAKNCAGLGQPAMMTFRTGRRGGHTGPPKTPETPPRLTPPEAPDRPTVSMATETSAYVTWIPRGNRGFPIQSFRVEYRKLKKGSGEWEVAVNNIPPSRLSVEITGLEKGTSYKFRVLAVNVLGESPPSAASKAYTVVGSGAPNRRPIDGPYITYNEAINETTIILKWTYTPVNNTPIYGFYIFYRPTDSDNDSDYKKDIVEGDRYWHSITDLQPETAYDIKMQCFNEGGESEFGNVVILETKARPHQRTTPPETSSSRPDHPGNPVPRPGDLPYLIVGVVLGAFVFIIVAFIPICLWRVWAKQKQTLDMRFPALAATVSPCQYTMVPLQGLALGRPCPVDPHLTPAHTVYAPKGEYIPNGKHTTQHLPGHREDADYEFECDALLPQKLPNPQPHIRNYCNGVSGCPEEGCCGPDDSPLQVLRLSRPTHPSQSPDSMQADHSLTEAVHLDGEVTADLPLLTTVDTGINRLLQDAEQQEVGTTQNMKQLEGQGTRDDPKDG, from the exons ATGTCTGGGATATTGGACTGGATACCCTGGGAAAGAAAGCGGAAGTTTCGAGCGCTTTGTGCCCTGGGTGCTCTGCTGTGCTGCCTGCAGGATAGTGCTGCTATTAGAG ATGATGTCCCAGTCTTCACCGAGGAGCCTTTTTCTGTGGTACAGAAACTGGGGGGCAGCGTGACCCTGCGCTGCAGCGCCCTGCCTAACCATGTCAACATCAGTTGGCGTCTAAACGGCCGAGAGCTGCCAGCTGGGGGCGATGAGGAGCTGGGAGTGCTGGTGCGGCCCGGTTCTCTCTACATCCCCTCCCTTACCAACCTCACCGTAGGCAGATACCAGTGTGTGGCCACCACCAGCGTCGGGTCCTGTGCTAGCGTGCCAGCCAACGTTACTGCAGCTA AACTGCGTGATTTTGAGCCAGATGACCAGCAGGAGATTGAGGTGGATGAAGGGAACACCGCGGTGATCGAGTGCCATCTGCCTGAGAGTCAACCTAAAGCTCAGGTCCGCTACAGTGTCAAACAGGAGTGGCTGGAGACATCTAaag GGAATTACCTGATCATGCCATCAGGAAACCTTCAGATAGCAAACGCTACACAAGACGATGAGGGCCCCTATATATGTGCTGCTTACAACCCTGTCACCCAGGAAGTAAAAACCTCCACTTCTACCGATCGTCTTAGAATACGAC GTTCAACATCTGAGGCCGCGCGTATTATCTATCCACCTGCATCTCGGTCCATTATGGTGAACAAAGGCCAGCGGCTTGTGCTCGAGTGTGTGGCCAGCGGCATTCCCACTCCCCAGGTCACATGGGCTAAGGACGGTCTGGACTTGCGAAATCATAACAACACACGCTTCTTACTTAGTAACTTGTTGATTGATGCGGCAAGCGAGAGCGACTCGGGCACTTACGTGTGTAACGCTGATAACGGCATTGGCTCTGCGAGTTCTGCTACGGTGCTGTACGACGTGCAGGTGTTTG AGCCTCCCCAGGTGCGTGTCGAGCTGCAGCAGCAAGACGTTGCATGGGGCGACACGGTGCGTTTCAGCTGTCAGGTGAGGGGCAAGCCCACTCCCACTGTTGTGTGGCTCCACAACGCTCAGCCCCTGAGCCCGTCGCCTCGCCATCGGGTGACCTCACAGGTGCTGCGTGTGCTCCACGTCGGGCCGCAGGACGATGGCATGTACCAGTGCATGGCGGAGAATGGTGTGGGCAGCTCACAAGCAGCCACAAGACTTCTCACTGTCCCAACAG TGCCCTCACGATCAGGCAAGCTGCCCTTGATTCGACCGATGAGCCCAGATAAAGTTCTGCGGGAACAGCCACCTGTGAAGCCTGTGGCCACCAGTGCAGTTCTGCCTTTCGACTGCTCTGAGGTCAGAGTCTCCCCCGCCGAAGCTCCAATCATCTCTAGTCAGCCACGCACAGGAAAGGCCGACTACTACGAACTTACCTGGAAACCCCGTCATGATGGAGGAGCACCTGTGCTGGAGTATGTCGTCAAGTACAGAAAG GCTGGAGAATCTCCCGGAGAGTGGACCACTAACACCATTTCAGGCTCCCAGAACAAGCTGACTCTTACCAAACTGCTGCCTGCCAGCCTCTATGAAGTGGAGATGGCCGCTAAGAACTGCGCTGGACTCGGGCAGCCCGCGATGATGACTTTTAGAACAG GGCGAAGAGGAGGACACACAGGGCCTCCAAAAACGCCAGAGACGCCACCTCGTCTCACAC cgccAGAAGCTCCAGACAGACCCACTGTTTCCATGGCCACTGAGACCTCAGCCTATGTGACGTGGATCCCTCGTGGGAACCGTGGATTCCCCATCCAGTCATTCCGTGTGGAGTACAGGAAATTGAAGAAAGGCAGTGGAGAGTGGGAGGTGGCTGTAAACAATATCCCTCCCTCTCGCCTCTCAGTTGAGATAACAGGCCTGGAAAAAG GAACATCATACAAGTTCAGAGTTTTAGCCGTTAATGTTTTGGGAGAGAGTCCACCAAGCGCTGCCTCTAAAGCCTACACAGTGGTGGGCAGTGGTGCACCAAACCGACGTCCCATCGACGGGCCCTACATCACCTACAATGAAGCCATCAATGAGACCACGATCATCCTGAAATGGACT TACACGCCAGTCAATAACACCCCCATTTATGGCTTCTACATCTTCTATCGACCCACCGATAGCGACAATGACAGTGACTATAAAAAGGACATAGTGGAAG GTGACCGTTATTGGCACTCCATCACAGACCTACAGCCTGAAACGGCGTACGACATTAAGATGCAGTGTTTTAACGAAGGGGGCGAGAGCGAGTTCGGAAATGTCGTCATTTTAGAAACTAAAG CTCGCCCTCACCAGAGGACCACACCTCCAGAGACATCATCGTCCAGACCCGACCATCCAGGAAACCCTGTTCCCCGGCCTGGTGATCTGCCTTACCTCATTGTGGGTGTGGTACTCGGAGCATTCGTTTTCATCATCGTAGCCTTCATCCCAATCTGTCTGTGGAGAGTTTGGGCCAAACAGA aACAAACTTTAGACATGCGCTTTCCAGCGTTGGCAGCTACAGTTTCTCCATGTCAGTACACCATGGTACCCCTGCAGGGATTGGCTCTGGGTCGGCCTTGTCCTGTAGACCCTCACCTGACACCTGCCCACACTGTCTACGCTCCTAAAGGAGAATATATTCCCAATGGGAAACACACTACACAGCACCTTCCTGGACACCGG GAGGATGCTGACTATGAGTTTGAGTGTGATGCGTTGTTACCTCAGAAACTTCCCAATCCGCAACCACATATCCGCAATTACTGTAACGG ggTGTCTGGCTGTCCTGAAGAGGGATGCTGTGGGCCTGATGATTCCCCCTTGCAGGTTCTCAGATTATCGAGACCTACTCATCCATCTCAAAGTCCTGACTCCATGCAGGCTGATCACTCCCTCACTGAAGCAGTTCATTTAGATGGGGAGGTCACTGCCG ACTTGCCCCTGTTAACAACAGTTGATACAGGCATAAACCGGTTGCTCCAAGATGCAGAGCAACAGGAAGTGGGAACAACACAGAACATGAAGCAGCTTGAGGGACAAGGGACAAGGGATGATCCAAAAGATGGATGA